From Coffea arabica cultivar ET-39 chromosome 2e, Coffea Arabica ET-39 HiFi, whole genome shotgun sequence, the proteins below share one genomic window:
- the LOC113731072 gene encoding uncharacterized protein isoform X3: MDSVVHSAIEEICSQGGGGLSLLNLWPRLHQSLSAHGLPLCPNVKAALWSNLLNVPGLRFEVEGDAYDCQDALINSLEKCEQMNMKIVASERLRSNFIGITDIEASDSKINEKHRRTLERLAIARTSGVTQSELAKEFGIKGKDIFYILKALECRGLILKQTTVVKTKEACDEGQKKTISNVATNMLHLYRYGKQLGYQQRLEIIKENIPLVDSDVADVTAANSAGFPKGLVKEDVNVKDYLPALKAICDKLEQADGKVLVVSDLKQDLGYRGTSGHRAWRNICPRLKDAGVVEECFTKVKNKEVKCLRLLKKFSPKHFEPKLSRQGYDEIDVEQTTKLGKRGQITDQLVELPIDHQIYDMIDAEGSKGLTFTEVCRRLGICNKQYYDRLLDMYPRFGMHLQAESCKRSYVYRFWTSRNFNSEASNIVPCDTAMVMHENIESVPQPVVWETDDSFIPTIQESPASEASGRVPAMELGIVNTTASNGIQNNISPPVPVPMRRRSYQKYPCLALGAASALREQRILQLLKEEKFLIKAELHRRLEIENLEKEKSSMMDRRTLARSLNKLQEEGQCRCVPIHMPAISNCSASRTIEVVLHPSISNLSDQVLSQIQERHRLFEIQIRRQCYSRMKKGQSTPVLDSVQRIQTIVHSDTQAEQAEARLANGYVLAKMVRTKLLHIFLWNYLRGSHGWNDPLSIEKNGHDMRNPHSTSKMFGLDAAIKAMPLELFLQVVGSTQKFENLIEKCRMGLRLSDLPVEEYRCLMDTQATGRLSRLIDILLRLKLIRLVRAGHSDGEAKVQDITTLVHALELKPYIEEPVSIVASTCGFIFPDLRPHVRHDFVLSTRKVVDEYWNTLEYCYSAADSKAALHAFPGSAVHEIFFPRSWASARVMTVDQRAELLKRVVTDEPHKKLSYGECREIANDLNLTVEQVLRVYQGKRQKRFTSFGGDSYAQGDEFDPLRHTSSSSARKRKRSSKGKSPKHAKSETKGGYWSKGRLAQISDTEREDTFITSLGDYGSHLLQEHINDQMQAVEQQESNEENEHDQFFIHKYALSKLKTGRQNRFSWTEEADRQLVIDYVRNRALLGAKYHRTDWGSLSNLPAPPETCRRRMAMLNSTPQFRKAVLRLCNMLAERYEKCLEKYQKNSLNLVDGRPLVREAMMVGDRNENLFDCSEHDKELKSHTRWDNFDDCNIKIALDDVLRYKTIAKSNTSKRVDSYEWSHGQDPFNTDKVCQEGQICGGRSTNSAQRSSSYRIVQKYNKLLNEGNTTSRRIYGSVAVSNAAELFKLIFLSTSITPQASILLAETLRRYSQHDLFAAFSSLREKKIMIGGNATSPFALSQHFLHSISLSPFPPNAGKRASKFASWLDKREKDLMEEEVQLPADLQCGDIFHLCALISLGELSITPCLPEDGIGEAEDSRTSKRKNDTSEYCGDKSKRLKTSMPGEGEIICRREKGFPGIRLSLSRVTVPRMCFLELFKDKDSIGVSLFCDKDQSNSPRPQSGGTSFLSDECTFLNEAKYDLGINCTATAAHKSPWESMTSYADHLVSSFHDGENSPFHAELFRTICSAIQKSGDQGLSMEEIANVLNIAGEKELEIVVDVLEAFGRAFKVSAYDAIHVVDSLYRSKYFLASVAESNQNPQATSLVDSKGTSDEERKLINVGSQEDDVGLQDEISTDTDDVHKITILNHPKELTEPLSVIQRSNEVEDRAHSEVISAEVNPRVDTFEVRSCDPFVYPILPWINGDGTINELVYKGLVRRILGIVMQNPGILRDDIIKQMGALNPQSCRKLLEKLILDKHIIVRRVHQTTCPEPPAILRTLLGSCTKKSKLIYREHLFANPMSTALL; encoded by the exons ATGGATTCCGTTGTCCACTCAGCAATAGAGGAGATATGTTCGCAAGGTGGCGGTGGGCTGAGCCTCCTAAATCTATGGCCGAGGCTCCACCAATCTCTCTCCGCCCACGGCCTCCCTCTTTGTCCAAACGTCAAGGCTGCCCTGTGGTCGAACCTCCTCAACGTTCCCGGCCTCCGATTCGAGGTCGAAGGCGACGCGTATGATTGTCAAGATGCTTTAATCAATTCTCTTGAAAAATGTGAGCAGATGAATATGAAAATCGTCGCTTCCGAACGGCTTCGGAGTAATTTTATCGGAATTACTGATATCGAGGCCTCTGATTCTAAAATCAATGAAAAGCACCGCCGGACTCTCGAACGCCTTGCCATTGCTCG AACTAGTGGAGTTACACAAAGTGAACTTGCTAAGGAATTTGGTATCAAAGGAAAGGACATTTTTTACATATTGAAGGCACTGGAATGCCGAGGATTGATTTTGAAGCAGACAACGGTGGTGAAGACTAAAGAAGCATGTGATGAAGGGCAGAAAAAAACAATTTCGAATGTGGCAACCAACATGCTGCACTTATACCGTTATGGAAAGCAATTGGGATATCAACAGAGGCTTGAAATCATTAAAGAGAATATACCTTTAGTTGACAGTGATGTTGCAGATGTAACTGCTGCAAACAGTGCTGGCTTTCCCAAAGGACTTGTTAAAGAGGATGTGAATGTAAAAGACTATCTACCAGCACTAAAAGCTATTTGTGATAAACTTGAACAGGCTGATGGAAAG GTTCTTGTCGTGTCAGATCTTAAGCAGGACCTTGGTTATCGGGGAACTTCTGGGCATAGAGCTTGGAGAAAT ATATGTCCCAGGTTGAAAGATGCTGGTGTTGTGGAGGAATGTTTTACTAAAGTGAAAAACAAA GAAGTCAAGTGTTTGCGGTTGTTGAAGAAGTTTTCACCGAAACATTTTGAACCAAAATTATCTAGACAAGGTTATGATGAGATTGATGTGgaacaaacaacaaaattagGAAAGAGGGGTCAAATCACAGATCAGCTTGTAGAACTTCCTATTGATCATCAAATTTACGATATGATTGATGCTGAAGGCTCCAAAGGGCTGACATTCACTGAA GTATGCAGACGGCTAGGTATATGCAATAAGCAGTACTATGATCGCCTTCTTGATATGTACCCTAGGTTTGGGATGCATTTGCAGGCAGAAAGCTGTAAAAGGAGTTATGTATATCGGTTTTGGACATCTCGTAACTTCAATTCTGAAGCATCTAATATCGTCCCTTGTGATACAGCAATGGTAatgcatgaaaatattgaaagtGTTCCTCAGCCAGTGGTTTGGGAAACTGATGACAGCTTCATTCCAACCATTCAAGAG AGCCCAGCCTCTGAGGCTAGTGGAAGGGTTCCTGCTATGGAGCTAGGAATTGTGAATACAACTGCATCAAATGGTATTCAAAACAATATTTCACCTCCTGTGCCAGTGCCCATGAGACGCCGCTCATACCAGAAGTATCCTTGTCTTGCCTTAGGTGCAGCCAGTGCACTGAGGGAGCAGCGGATTCTTCAGCTGTTGAAG GAAGAGAAGTTCTTAATAAAAGCTGAACTGCATAGAAGGCTTGAGATTGAGAATCTAGAGAAGGAAAAGAGCTCAATGATGGACAGGAGGACTTTAGCACGTAGTTTAAATAAGCTTCAGGAAGAAGGTCAGTGTAGATGCGTTCCTATTCATATGCCTGCCATCTCAAACTGTAGTGCCAGTCGTACTATAGAGGTGGTCCTGCACCCTTCTATTTCTAACTTGTCTGATCAAGTATTGagtcaaattcaagaaagaCACAGGTTATTTGAGATTCAAATACGCCGCCAATGCTATTCTCGGATGAAGAAAGGACAGTCAACTCCTGTATTGGATAGTGTCCAGAGGATTCAGACGATTGTACATTCGGATACTCAAGCTGAGCAAGCTGAAGCAAGGCTTGCTAATGGATATGTACTGGCAAAGATGGTACGTACAAAGCTGCTTCACATCTTTCTGTGGAACTACCTCAGGGGTTCACATGGTTGGAATGATCCTTTATCCATCGAAAAAAATGGGCATGACATGAGAAATCCTCATAGCACTAGCAAAATGTTTGGTCTAGATGCTGCCATCAAGGCCATGCCTCTTGAGCTGTTCTTACAGGTTGTGGGTTCAACCCAAAAGTTCGAGAATTTGATTGAGAAATGTAGGATGGGTCTGCGCCTTTCTGATCTTCCAGTGGAAGAGTATAGGTGTCTGATGGATACTCAAGCAACAGGGCGCCTATCAAGGTTGATTGACATTTTGCTACGCTTGAAG TTGATTCGCCTTGTAAGAGCGGGGCATTCTGATGGTGAAGCCAAAGTTCAGGATATCACCACCCTTGTCCATGCATTGGAACTTAAACCCTACATTGAGGAACCAGTATCAATAGTAGCCTCAACTTGTGGTTTCATTTTTCCTGATCTTCGCCCTCATGTCCGGCATGATTTTGTTCTCTCGACTAGAAAAGTTGTGGATGAGTACTGGAACACTTTAGAGTACTGTTATTCAGCTGCTGACTCAAAAGCTGCTTTACATGCATTCCCTGGATCTGCTGTTCATGAG ATATTCTTCCCCCGATCATGGGCCTCAGCTCGGGTTATGACAGTTGATCAGCGTGCTGAGCTCCTCAAGCGTGTTGTAACTGATGAACCACATAAAAAACTGTCATACGGAGAATGTCGGGAGATTGCCAATGATCTTAATTTGACCGTTGAGCAG GTGCTTCGTGTCTATCAAGGTAAGAGACAAAAGCGCTTCACCAGTTTTGGAGGAGATTCTTATGCTCAAGGCGATGAATTTGATCCACTGAGACATACATCTAGTTCTTCTGCACGCAAAAGGAAAAGATCTTCTAAAGGGAAGTCCCCAAAGCATGCCAAGTCTGAAACCAAGGGAGGATATTGGAGTAAGGGCAGGCTTGCACAAATATCTGACACAGAAAGAGAAGATACTTTCATAACTTCCTTGGGAGATTATGGAAGTCATTTGCTGCAAGAGCATATTAATGATCAGATGCAAGCTGTAGAACAGCAAGAATCAAATGAAGAAAATGAGCATGATCAATTCTTTATTCACAAATATGCTCTATCGAAGCTGAAAACAGGACGCCAGAATAGATTTTCATGGACAGAAGAAGCTGACAG GCAATTAGTGATCGATTATGTGAGGAATCGTGCTTTGCTGGGGGCAAAATATCATCGCACAGATTGGGGTTCTCTTTCAAATCTGCCTGCACCTCCTGAGACCTGCAGAAGAAGAATGGCGATGTTGAATAGTACTCCACAGTTCAGGAAAGCTGTCCTTAGACTTTGCAATATGCTTGCAGAGAGATATGAAAAGTGCCTAGAGAAATACCAAAAGAACTCATTAAACTTGGTTGATGGAAGACCACTGGTTCGGGAAGCCATGATGGTAGGGGACCGTAACGAGAACCTTTTTGATTGCTCTGAACATGATAAAGAGTTAAAGTCTCACACACGTTGGGATAATTTTGATGACTGTAATATAAAGATAGCCCTGGATGATGTTCTACGATACAAGACGATAGCTAAATCGAACACCTCCAAGCGAGTTGATTCTTATGAATGGTCTCATGGACAG GACCCCTTTAATACTGATAAAGTCTGTCAAGAGGGTCAGATTTGTGGTGGAAGAAGTACAAATTCTGCTCAAAGATCAAGTTCTTATCGTATTGTTCAAAAGTATAACAAGCTTTTAAACGAGGGCAATACTACTAGTAGACGAATATATGGATCAGTTGCAGTTTCTAATGCTGCAGAATTATTTAAGCTCATTTTTCTGAGCACCTCAATTACTCCACAGGCTTCAATATTGCTGGCTGAGACATTGAGGCGCTATTCTCAGCATGATCTTTTTGCTGCTTTTAGCTCCCTCAGGGAAAAGAAGATTATG ATTGGTGGCAATGCTACAAGTCCATTTGCACTTTCTCAGCACTTCTTGCACAGCATATCTTTGTCTCCATTTCCACCAAATGCTGGCAAAAGAGCTTCCAAGTTTGCTAGCTGGCTTGACAAAAGGGAGAAGGATTTGATGGAAGAGGAAGTTCAACTTCCTGCAGATTTACAATGTGGAGACATCTTTCATTTGTGCGCTTTAATCTCTCTAGGCGAACTGTCAATAACACCATGCTTGCCAGAGGATGGTATTGGAGAGGCTGAGGACTCCAGAACTTCTAAACGTAAAAATGATACAAGTGAATATTGTGGTGACAAGTCTAAGAGACTAAAAACATCAATGCCTGGCGAGGGTGAGATTATATGCCGGCGAGAAAAAGGTTTTCCTGGAATAAGGTTATCCTTGAGTCGTGTGACAGTTCCAAGAATGTGCTTTTTAGAATTGTTTAAAGACAAGGACAGCATTGGGGTCTCACTTTTCTGTGACAAGGATCAAAGTAATTCCCCACGCCCACAAAGTGGTGGCACCTCATTTCTCTCTGATGAATGTACCTTTCTGAATGAGGCAAAATATGATTTGGGAATCAACTGCACTGCTACAGCTGCCCATAAGTCACCTTGGGAATCTATGACAAGCTATGCTGATCATCTAGTTTCTTCGTTTCATGATGGGGAAAATTCTCCTTTTCATGCAGAGCTATTTAGAACTATTTGTTCTGCCATTCAGAAGTCTGGTGACCAAGGTTTGAGCATGGAAGAAATTGCCAATGTTTTGAACATAGCAG GGGAAAAGGAGTTAGAAATTGTTGTTGATGTGCTTGAAGCATTTGGACGAGCTTTTAAG GTCAGTGCTTATGATGCCATCCATGTTGTTGATTCTCTGTACCGATCCAAGTACTTTTTGGCCTCTGTGGCTGAATCTAATCAAAATCCTCAAGCAACTTCTTTGGTAGATTCCAAAGGAACAAGTGATGAGGAGCGTAAGCTCATTAATGTGGGAAGTCAAGAAGATGATGTTGGCTTACAAGATGAGATAAGCACAGACACTGATGATGTCCACAAAATTACAATTCTTAATCATCCTAAAGAGTTAACGGAACCTTTAAGTGTAATTCAGAGATCCAATGAAGTAGAAGACCGTGCACATTCTGAAGTAATTTCTGCTGAAGTGAATCCAAGAGTCGACACGTTTGAGGTTCGATCTTGTGATCCTTTTGTATATCCTATTCTTCCTTGGATTAATGGAGATGGGACCATCAATGAACTTGTCTACAAGGGGCTTGTACGTCGCATTCTTGGTATCGTGATGCAAAATCCAGGGATTTTAAGA GATGATATAATAAAGCAAATGGGTGCATTAAATCCTCAG AGCTGCAGAAAATTGCTAGAGAAACTGATTCTGGACAAGCATATAATAGTGCGCAGGGTGCACCAGACCACATGTCCGGAGCCTCCTGCAATTCTGCGTACCCTTTTAGGGAGCTGCacaaagaaatcaaaattaatttACCGAGAACATCTTTTTGCAAATCCCATGAGCACCGCTTTGTTGTAA
- the LOC113731072 gene encoding uncharacterized protein isoform X1: protein MDSVVHSAIEEICSQGGGGLSLLNLWPRLHQSLSAHGLPLCPNVKAALWSNLLNVPGLRFEVEGDAYDCQDALINSLEKCEQMNMKIVASERLRSNFIGITDIEASDSKINEKHRRTLERLAIARTSGVTQSELAKEFGIKGKDIFYILKALECRGLILKQTTVVKTKEACDEGQKKTISNVATNMLHLYRYGKQLGYQQRLEIIKENIPLVDSDVADVTAANSAGFPKGLVKEDVNVKDYLPALKAICDKLEQADGKVLVVSDLKQDLGYRGTSGHRAWRNICPRLKDAGVVEECFTKVKNKEVKCLRLLKKFSPKHFEPKLSRQGYDEIDVEQTTKLGKRGQITDQLVELPIDHQIYDMIDAEGSKGLTFTEVCRRLGICNKQYYDRLLDMYPRFGMHLQAESCKRSYVYRFWTSRNFNSEASNIVPCDTAMVMHENIESVPQPVVWETDDSFIPTIQEVDSSTSKDVADDATVNEPEVCYNSTANAEDNLMLLTLNNPQSPASEASGRVPAMELGIVNTTASNGIQNNISPPVPVPMRRRSYQKYPCLALGAASALREQRILQLLKEEKFLIKAELHRRLEIENLEKEKSSMMDRRTLARSLNKLQEEGQCRCVPIHMPAISNCSASRTIEVVLHPSISNLSDQVLSQIQERHRLFEIQIRRQCYSRMKKGQSTPVLDSVQRIQTIVHSDTQAEQAEARLANGYVLAKMVRTKLLHIFLWNYLRGSHGWNDPLSIEKNGHDMRNPHSTSKMFGLDAAIKAMPLELFLQVVGSTQKFENLIEKCRMGLRLSDLPVEEYRCLMDTQATGRLSRLIDILLRLKLIRLVRAGHSDGEAKVQDITTLVHALELKPYIEEPVSIVASTCGFIFPDLRPHVRHDFVLSTRKVVDEYWNTLEYCYSAADSKAALHAFPGSAVHEIFFPRSWASARVMTVDQRAELLKRVVTDEPHKKLSYGECREIANDLNLTVEQVLRVYQGKRQKRFTSFGGDSYAQGDEFDPLRHTSSSSARKRKRSSKGKSPKHAKSETKGGYWSKGRLAQISDTEREDTFITSLGDYGSHLLQEHINDQMQAVEQQESNEENEHDQFFIHKYALSKLKTGRQNRFSWTEEADRQLVIDYVRNRALLGAKYHRTDWGSLSNLPAPPETCRRRMAMLNSTPQFRKAVLRLCNMLAERYEKCLEKYQKNSLNLVDGRPLVREAMMVGDRNENLFDCSEHDKELKSHTRWDNFDDCNIKIALDDVLRYKTIAKSNTSKRVDSYEWSHGQDPFNTDKVCQEGQICGGRSTNSAQRSSSYRIVQKYNKLLNEGNTTSRRIYGSVAVSNAAELFKLIFLSTSITPQASILLAETLRRYSQHDLFAAFSSLREKKIMIGGNATSPFALSQHFLHSISLSPFPPNAGKRASKFASWLDKREKDLMEEEVQLPADLQCGDIFHLCALISLGELSITPCLPEDGIGEAEDSRTSKRKNDTSEYCGDKSKRLKTSMPGEGEIICRREKGFPGIRLSLSRVTVPRMCFLELFKDKDSIGVSLFCDKDQSNSPRPQSGGTSFLSDECTFLNEAKYDLGINCTATAAHKSPWESMTSYADHLVSSFHDGENSPFHAELFRTICSAIQKSGDQGLSMEEIANVLNIAGEKELEIVVDVLEAFGRAFKVSAYDAIHVVDSLYRSKYFLASVAESNQNPQATSLVDSKGTSDEERKLINVGSQEDDVGLQDEISTDTDDVHKITILNHPKELTEPLSVIQRSNEVEDRAHSEVISAEVNPRVDTFEVRSCDPFVYPILPWINGDGTINELVYKGLVRRILGIVMQNPGILRDDIIKQMGALNPQSCRKLLEKLILDKHIIVRRVHQTTCPEPPAILRTLLGSCTKKSKLIYREHLFANPMSTALL, encoded by the exons ATGGATTCCGTTGTCCACTCAGCAATAGAGGAGATATGTTCGCAAGGTGGCGGTGGGCTGAGCCTCCTAAATCTATGGCCGAGGCTCCACCAATCTCTCTCCGCCCACGGCCTCCCTCTTTGTCCAAACGTCAAGGCTGCCCTGTGGTCGAACCTCCTCAACGTTCCCGGCCTCCGATTCGAGGTCGAAGGCGACGCGTATGATTGTCAAGATGCTTTAATCAATTCTCTTGAAAAATGTGAGCAGATGAATATGAAAATCGTCGCTTCCGAACGGCTTCGGAGTAATTTTATCGGAATTACTGATATCGAGGCCTCTGATTCTAAAATCAATGAAAAGCACCGCCGGACTCTCGAACGCCTTGCCATTGCTCG AACTAGTGGAGTTACACAAAGTGAACTTGCTAAGGAATTTGGTATCAAAGGAAAGGACATTTTTTACATATTGAAGGCACTGGAATGCCGAGGATTGATTTTGAAGCAGACAACGGTGGTGAAGACTAAAGAAGCATGTGATGAAGGGCAGAAAAAAACAATTTCGAATGTGGCAACCAACATGCTGCACTTATACCGTTATGGAAAGCAATTGGGATATCAACAGAGGCTTGAAATCATTAAAGAGAATATACCTTTAGTTGACAGTGATGTTGCAGATGTAACTGCTGCAAACAGTGCTGGCTTTCCCAAAGGACTTGTTAAAGAGGATGTGAATGTAAAAGACTATCTACCAGCACTAAAAGCTATTTGTGATAAACTTGAACAGGCTGATGGAAAG GTTCTTGTCGTGTCAGATCTTAAGCAGGACCTTGGTTATCGGGGAACTTCTGGGCATAGAGCTTGGAGAAAT ATATGTCCCAGGTTGAAAGATGCTGGTGTTGTGGAGGAATGTTTTACTAAAGTGAAAAACAAA GAAGTCAAGTGTTTGCGGTTGTTGAAGAAGTTTTCACCGAAACATTTTGAACCAAAATTATCTAGACAAGGTTATGATGAGATTGATGTGgaacaaacaacaaaattagGAAAGAGGGGTCAAATCACAGATCAGCTTGTAGAACTTCCTATTGATCATCAAATTTACGATATGATTGATGCTGAAGGCTCCAAAGGGCTGACATTCACTGAA GTATGCAGACGGCTAGGTATATGCAATAAGCAGTACTATGATCGCCTTCTTGATATGTACCCTAGGTTTGGGATGCATTTGCAGGCAGAAAGCTGTAAAAGGAGTTATGTATATCGGTTTTGGACATCTCGTAACTTCAATTCTGAAGCATCTAATATCGTCCCTTGTGATACAGCAATGGTAatgcatgaaaatattgaaagtGTTCCTCAGCCAGTGGTTTGGGAAACTGATGACAGCTTCATTCCAACCATTCAAGAGGTAGATTCCTCCACTTCCAAAGATGTTGCAGATGATGCCACTGTAAATGAGCCAGAAGTTTGTTATAATTCAACAGCTAATGCAGAGGATAACTTAATGCTGCTTACACTGAACAATCCACAGAGCCCAGCCTCTGAGGCTAGTGGAAGGGTTCCTGCTATGGAGCTAGGAATTGTGAATACAACTGCATCAAATGGTATTCAAAACAATATTTCACCTCCTGTGCCAGTGCCCATGAGACGCCGCTCATACCAGAAGTATCCTTGTCTTGCCTTAGGTGCAGCCAGTGCACTGAGGGAGCAGCGGATTCTTCAGCTGTTGAAG GAAGAGAAGTTCTTAATAAAAGCTGAACTGCATAGAAGGCTTGAGATTGAGAATCTAGAGAAGGAAAAGAGCTCAATGATGGACAGGAGGACTTTAGCACGTAGTTTAAATAAGCTTCAGGAAGAAGGTCAGTGTAGATGCGTTCCTATTCATATGCCTGCCATCTCAAACTGTAGTGCCAGTCGTACTATAGAGGTGGTCCTGCACCCTTCTATTTCTAACTTGTCTGATCAAGTATTGagtcaaattcaagaaagaCACAGGTTATTTGAGATTCAAATACGCCGCCAATGCTATTCTCGGATGAAGAAAGGACAGTCAACTCCTGTATTGGATAGTGTCCAGAGGATTCAGACGATTGTACATTCGGATACTCAAGCTGAGCAAGCTGAAGCAAGGCTTGCTAATGGATATGTACTGGCAAAGATGGTACGTACAAAGCTGCTTCACATCTTTCTGTGGAACTACCTCAGGGGTTCACATGGTTGGAATGATCCTTTATCCATCGAAAAAAATGGGCATGACATGAGAAATCCTCATAGCACTAGCAAAATGTTTGGTCTAGATGCTGCCATCAAGGCCATGCCTCTTGAGCTGTTCTTACAGGTTGTGGGTTCAACCCAAAAGTTCGAGAATTTGATTGAGAAATGTAGGATGGGTCTGCGCCTTTCTGATCTTCCAGTGGAAGAGTATAGGTGTCTGATGGATACTCAAGCAACAGGGCGCCTATCAAGGTTGATTGACATTTTGCTACGCTTGAAG TTGATTCGCCTTGTAAGAGCGGGGCATTCTGATGGTGAAGCCAAAGTTCAGGATATCACCACCCTTGTCCATGCATTGGAACTTAAACCCTACATTGAGGAACCAGTATCAATAGTAGCCTCAACTTGTGGTTTCATTTTTCCTGATCTTCGCCCTCATGTCCGGCATGATTTTGTTCTCTCGACTAGAAAAGTTGTGGATGAGTACTGGAACACTTTAGAGTACTGTTATTCAGCTGCTGACTCAAAAGCTGCTTTACATGCATTCCCTGGATCTGCTGTTCATGAG ATATTCTTCCCCCGATCATGGGCCTCAGCTCGGGTTATGACAGTTGATCAGCGTGCTGAGCTCCTCAAGCGTGTTGTAACTGATGAACCACATAAAAAACTGTCATACGGAGAATGTCGGGAGATTGCCAATGATCTTAATTTGACCGTTGAGCAG GTGCTTCGTGTCTATCAAGGTAAGAGACAAAAGCGCTTCACCAGTTTTGGAGGAGATTCTTATGCTCAAGGCGATGAATTTGATCCACTGAGACATACATCTAGTTCTTCTGCACGCAAAAGGAAAAGATCTTCTAAAGGGAAGTCCCCAAAGCATGCCAAGTCTGAAACCAAGGGAGGATATTGGAGTAAGGGCAGGCTTGCACAAATATCTGACACAGAAAGAGAAGATACTTTCATAACTTCCTTGGGAGATTATGGAAGTCATTTGCTGCAAGAGCATATTAATGATCAGATGCAAGCTGTAGAACAGCAAGAATCAAATGAAGAAAATGAGCATGATCAATTCTTTATTCACAAATATGCTCTATCGAAGCTGAAAACAGGACGCCAGAATAGATTTTCATGGACAGAAGAAGCTGACAG GCAATTAGTGATCGATTATGTGAGGAATCGTGCTTTGCTGGGGGCAAAATATCATCGCACAGATTGGGGTTCTCTTTCAAATCTGCCTGCACCTCCTGAGACCTGCAGAAGAAGAATGGCGATGTTGAATAGTACTCCACAGTTCAGGAAAGCTGTCCTTAGACTTTGCAATATGCTTGCAGAGAGATATGAAAAGTGCCTAGAGAAATACCAAAAGAACTCATTAAACTTGGTTGATGGAAGACCACTGGTTCGGGAAGCCATGATGGTAGGGGACCGTAACGAGAACCTTTTTGATTGCTCTGAACATGATAAAGAGTTAAAGTCTCACACACGTTGGGATAATTTTGATGACTGTAATATAAAGATAGCCCTGGATGATGTTCTACGATACAAGACGATAGCTAAATCGAACACCTCCAAGCGAGTTGATTCTTATGAATGGTCTCATGGACAG GACCCCTTTAATACTGATAAAGTCTGTCAAGAGGGTCAGATTTGTGGTGGAAGAAGTACAAATTCTGCTCAAAGATCAAGTTCTTATCGTATTGTTCAAAAGTATAACAAGCTTTTAAACGAGGGCAATACTACTAGTAGACGAATATATGGATCAGTTGCAGTTTCTAATGCTGCAGAATTATTTAAGCTCATTTTTCTGAGCACCTCAATTACTCCACAGGCTTCAATATTGCTGGCTGAGACATTGAGGCGCTATTCTCAGCATGATCTTTTTGCTGCTTTTAGCTCCCTCAGGGAAAAGAAGATTATG ATTGGTGGCAATGCTACAAGTCCATTTGCACTTTCTCAGCACTTCTTGCACAGCATATCTTTGTCTCCATTTCCACCAAATGCTGGCAAAAGAGCTTCCAAGTTTGCTAGCTGGCTTGACAAAAGGGAGAAGGATTTGATGGAAGAGGAAGTTCAACTTCCTGCAGATTTACAATGTGGAGACATCTTTCATTTGTGCGCTTTAATCTCTCTAGGCGAACTGTCAATAACACCATGCTTGCCAGAGGATGGTATTGGAGAGGCTGAGGACTCCAGAACTTCTAAACGTAAAAATGATACAAGTGAATATTGTGGTGACAAGTCTAAGAGACTAAAAACATCAATGCCTGGCGAGGGTGAGATTATATGCCGGCGAGAAAAAGGTTTTCCTGGAATAAGGTTATCCTTGAGTCGTGTGACAGTTCCAAGAATGTGCTTTTTAGAATTGTTTAAAGACAAGGACAGCATTGGGGTCTCACTTTTCTGTGACAAGGATCAAAGTAATTCCCCACGCCCACAAAGTGGTGGCACCTCATTTCTCTCTGATGAATGTACCTTTCTGAATGAGGCAAAATATGATTTGGGAATCAACTGCACTGCTACAGCTGCCCATAAGTCACCTTGGGAATCTATGACAAGCTATGCTGATCATCTAGTTTCTTCGTTTCATGATGGGGAAAATTCTCCTTTTCATGCAGAGCTATTTAGAACTATTTGTTCTGCCATTCAGAAGTCTGGTGACCAAGGTTTGAGCATGGAAGAAATTGCCAATGTTTTGAACATAGCAG GGGAAAAGGAGTTAGAAATTGTTGTTGATGTGCTTGAAGCATTTGGACGAGCTTTTAAG GTCAGTGCTTATGATGCCATCCATGTTGTTGATTCTCTGTACCGATCCAAGTACTTTTTGGCCTCTGTGGCTGAATCTAATCAAAATCCTCAAGCAACTTCTTTGGTAGATTCCAAAGGAACAAGTGATGAGGAGCGTAAGCTCATTAATGTGGGAAGTCAAGAAGATGATGTTGGCTTACAAGATGAGATAAGCACAGACACTGATGATGTCCACAAAATTACAATTCTTAATCATCCTAAAGAGTTAACGGAACCTTTAAGTGTAATTCAGAGATCCAATGAAGTAGAAGACCGTGCACATTCTGAAGTAATTTCTGCTGAAGTGAATCCAAGAGTCGACACGTTTGAGGTTCGATCTTGTGATCCTTTTGTATATCCTATTCTTCCTTGGATTAATGGAGATGGGACCATCAATGAACTTGTCTACAAGGGGCTTGTACGTCGCATTCTTGGTATCGTGATGCAAAATCCAGGGATTTTAAGA GATGATATAATAAAGCAAATGGGTGCATTAAATCCTCAG AGCTGCAGAAAATTGCTAGAGAAACTGATTCTGGACAAGCATATAATAGTGCGCAGGGTGCACCAGACCACATGTCCGGAGCCTCCTGCAATTCTGCGTACCCTTTTAGGGAGCTGCacaaagaaatcaaaattaatttACCGAGAACATCTTTTTGCAAATCCCATGAGCACCGCTTTGTTGTAA